A window of Pseudomonas mucidolens contains these coding sequences:
- a CDS encoding FKBP-type peptidyl-prolyl cis-trans isomerase gives MSVIATESGLQYEDEREGTGAVAKAGQTVRVHYSGWLTDGQRFDSSRDSGDPLKFRLGLGMVISGWDEGVQGMKVGGIRKLTIPPELGYGARGAGGVIPPNATLVFEIELLEV, from the coding sequence ATGAGCGTTATCGCCACTGAAAGCGGTCTTCAATATGAGGACGAAAGGGAAGGTACTGGTGCAGTAGCAAAAGCTGGCCAGACCGTTCGTGTGCACTACTCCGGTTGGCTGACGGATGGTCAGAGGTTCGATTCGAGTAGGGATAGTGGCGACCCATTGAAATTCAGACTGGGTCTGGGGATGGTCATTAGCGGATGGGACGAGGGAGTGCAAGGAATGAAGGTCGGCGGGATTCGCAAGCTGACGATCCCGCCCGAACTTGGCTATGGCGCAAGGGGGGCAGGTGGGGTGATTCCTCCGAATGCGACGCTCGTGTTTGAAATAGAGTTGCTCGAGGTCTGA
- the fliQ gene encoding flagellar biosynthesis protein FliQ, translated as MTPEVAVDLFREALWLTTVMVAVLVVPSLLVGLLVAMFQAATQINEQTLSFLPRLLVMLVTLIVAGPWLVQSFMEYILQLYGSIPQLIG; from the coding sequence ATGACGCCAGAAGTCGCAGTCGACCTGTTTCGCGAAGCCCTGTGGCTGACCACGGTGATGGTGGCCGTGCTGGTGGTGCCCAGCCTGCTGGTGGGCCTGTTGGTGGCCATGTTCCAGGCCGCGACCCAGATCAACGAACAGACCCTGAGCTTTCTCCCGCGTCTGCTGGTGATGCTGGTCACCCTGATTGTCGCAGGTCCCTGGCTGGTGCAAAGCTTCATGGAATACATCCTGCAGTTGTACGGCAGTATTCCGCAGTTGATCGGCTGA
- the flhB gene encoding flagellar biosynthesis protein FlhB translates to MAESESGQDKTEDPTEKRKKDSREKGEIARSKELNTLAVMLAGAGGLLIYGGGLAHDLMELMKHNFSLPREVLLDPRAMGIYLLHSGKIAILAAQPVLITLLLAALIGPISLGGWLFAAGSMAPKFSRLNPGAGIKRMFSTKALVELLKALAKFFIILFVALAVLRADVDDLQRIAHEPLESAIIHSVQLVAWSALWMACGLILIAAVDAPIQLWESHKKLLMTKQEVRDEHKDQEGRPEVKQRIRQLQREMSQRKMMASVPDADVVITNPTHYAVALKYDPEKGGAPMLLAKGSDFTALKIREIAQANDILLLESPALARSIFYSTDLDQEIPAGLYLAVAQVLAYVYQIRQYRAGKGKRPDPLKDLPIPPDLRRDD, encoded by the coding sequence ATGGCCGAGAGCGAGAGTGGTCAGGACAAAACAGAAGACCCCACGGAGAAACGTAAAAAGGACTCCAGGGAAAAGGGCGAGATTGCCCGATCCAAAGAGCTCAACACCCTGGCAGTGATGCTGGCTGGCGCCGGTGGCCTGCTGATCTATGGCGGCGGCCTGGCGCATGACCTGATGGAGCTGATGAAGCATAACTTCTCCCTGCCACGGGAAGTGTTGCTGGATCCGCGCGCCATGGGAATTTACCTGCTGCATTCAGGAAAAATCGCAATCCTGGCCGCGCAACCGGTACTGATCACCTTGCTTCTGGCCGCGTTGATCGGACCGATCTCCCTTGGCGGCTGGTTGTTCGCCGCCGGTAGCATGGCGCCTAAATTCAGTCGATTGAACCCGGGGGCGGGGATCAAGCGGATGTTTTCCACCAAGGCCTTGGTGGAGTTGCTTAAAGCCCTGGCAAAGTTCTTCATCATTTTGTTCGTGGCATTGGCGGTATTGCGCGCCGACGTTGACGATTTGCAGCGCATCGCCCACGAGCCTCTGGAGTCGGCGATCATCCACAGCGTGCAATTGGTGGCTTGGAGCGCGTTGTGGATGGCCTGCGGGCTGATCCTGATCGCGGCGGTGGATGCCCCGATCCAGCTGTGGGAAAGCCACAAGAAACTGCTGATGACCAAGCAGGAAGTGCGTGACGAACACAAGGACCAGGAAGGTCGTCCCGAGGTGAAGCAGCGAATTCGCCAACTGCAACGCGAAATGTCCCAGCGCAAGATGATGGCGTCGGTCCCGGATGCCGATGTGGTCATTACCAACCCGACCCACTACGCCGTAGCGCTCAAGTACGATCCGGAGAAGGGTGGGGCGCCGATGCTGCTGGCCAAGGGCAGCGACTTTACGGCATTGAAAATCCGCGAAATCGCCCAGGCCAACGACATCCTGCTGCTGGAGTCGCCGGCGTTGGCACGCTCGATCTTCTACTCCACGGACCTCGACCAGGAGATTCCCGCCGGACTGTACCTGGCCGTGGCCCAGGTCCTGGCCTACGTCTACCAGATCCGCCAGTACCGCGCGGGCAAGGGCAAGCGCCCCGACCCGCTCAAAGACCTGCCCATCCCGCCCGACCTTCGCCGCGACGACTGA
- the fliN gene encoding flagellar motor switch protein FliN, producing MATEHENTSAEDQALADEWAAALEETGDASQADIDALLAADAATAPAGKRLPMEEFGSVPKNNEPVSLDGPNLDVILDIPVSISMEVGSTEINIRNLLQLNQGSVIELDRLAGEPLDVLVNGTLIAHGEVVVVNEKFGIRLTDVISPSERIKKLR from the coding sequence ATGGCTACCGAACACGAAAACACTTCCGCCGAAGACCAGGCGCTGGCTGACGAATGGGCGGCTGCCCTGGAAGAAACCGGCGATGCCAGCCAGGCCGACATCGACGCCTTGCTCGCGGCTGACGCCGCCACTGCACCGGCGGGCAAGCGCCTGCCGATGGAAGAGTTCGGCAGCGTGCCGAAGAACAACGAACCGGTGTCACTGGACGGGCCGAACCTGGACGTGATCCTCGACATTCCGGTGTCGATTTCCATGGAAGTGGGCAGTACCGAGATCAATATCCGCAACCTGTTGCAGCTCAACCAGGGCTCGGTCATCGAACTTGATCGCCTGGCCGGCGAGCCGCTGGATGTGCTGGTCAACGGAACGCTGATCGCCCATGGCGAAGTGGTGGTGGTCAACGAGAAGTTCGGTATTCGCCTGACTGACGTGATCAGCCCCAGCGAACGCATCAAGAAGCTGCGCTGA
- the fliM gene encoding flagellar motor switch protein FliM, translated as MAVQDLLSQDEIDALLHGVDDGLVQTEMNAEPGTVKSYDLTSQDRIVRGRMPTLEMINERFARYTRISMFNMLRRSADVAVGGVQVMKFGEYVHSLYVPTSLNLVKIKPLRGTALFILDAKLVFKLVDNFFGGDGRHAKIEGREFTPTELRVVRMVLEQAFIDLKEAWQAIMEVNFEYINSEVNPAMANIVGPSEAIVVSTFHIELDGGGGDLHVTMPYSMIEPVREMLDAGFQSDLDDQDERWVKALREDLLDVDVPLNATVARRQLRLRDILHMQPGDVIPVELPEELIMRASGVPSFKVKLGSHKGNLALQVIEPINRR; from the coding sequence ATGGCCGTGCAAGACCTGCTGTCCCAGGATGAAATCGATGCGCTGTTGCATGGCGTCGACGACGGTCTGGTACAGACCGAAATGAATGCCGAGCCCGGCACCGTCAAAAGTTATGACCTGACCAGCCAGGATCGCATCGTCCGTGGACGCATGCCGACCCTGGAGATGATCAACGAGCGTTTCGCCCGTTACACCCGCATCAGTATGTTCAATATGCTGCGCCGCTCGGCGGATGTGGCGGTGGGAGGCGTGCAGGTGATGAAATTCGGTGAGTACGTGCACTCGCTGTACGTGCCTACCAGTCTCAACCTGGTGAAAATCAAGCCGTTGCGCGGTACCGCGTTGTTCATCCTCGATGCCAAGCTGGTGTTCAAGCTGGTGGACAACTTCTTCGGCGGTGACGGTCGCCACGCCAAGATCGAAGGCCGTGAGTTCACGCCCACCGAGCTGCGAGTAGTACGCATGGTGCTGGAACAGGCTTTTATCGACTTGAAGGAAGCCTGGCAGGCGATCATGGAAGTCAATTTCGAGTACATCAACTCGGAAGTGAACCCAGCCATGGCCAACATCGTCGGTCCCAGTGAAGCGATTGTTGTCTCCACGTTCCACATCGAACTCGATGGCGGTGGCGGCGACCTGCACGTGACCATGCCGTACTCGATGATCGAGCCCGTGCGGGAAATGCTCGACGCCGGCTTTCAGTCAGACCTGGACGACCAGGACGAGCGCTGGGTCAAGGCCCTGCGCGAAGATTTGCTGGATGTTGATGTGCCATTGAACGCTACGGTGGCCCGCCGCCAATTGCGCCTGCGTGACATCTTGCACATGCAGCCGGGAGACGTGATTCCCGTCGAGCTGCCGGAAGAGTTGATCATGCGCGCCAGCGGCGTGCCGTCATTCAAGGTCAAGCTCGGTTCCCACAAAGGCAACCTGGCGTTGCAAGTGATCGAACCGATCAACCGTCGCTGA
- the fliR gene encoding flagellar biosynthetic protein FliR, translating to MQPLLALTDTQISTWVASFILPLFRVAALLMTMPVFGTTLVPQRIRLYFAVAITVVIVPALPPMPAVNALDLSALLLIAEQILIGALMGFSLTLFFQAFVIAGQIVSIQMGMGFASMVDPTNGVSVAVIGQFLTMLVTLLFLAMNGHLVAFEVLIESFTTLPVGEGLVVNQFWELAGRLSWVLGASLLLVLPAITALLVVNIAFGVMTRAAPQLNIFAIGFPLTLVLGMGIFWIGLADILNQYQPLASDALQFLRDLARAR from the coding sequence ATGCAGCCCTTACTGGCGTTGACCGACACCCAGATCAGCACGTGGGTGGCTTCGTTCATCCTGCCGCTGTTTCGCGTGGCCGCGCTGCTGATGACCATGCCGGTATTCGGTACAACACTGGTGCCGCAGCGGATTCGTCTGTATTTCGCGGTGGCGATTACCGTGGTCATTGTGCCTGCCTTGCCACCGATGCCGGCGGTCAATGCGCTGGACCTCAGTGCGCTACTGCTGATCGCCGAGCAAATCCTCATCGGCGCCTTGATGGGCTTCTCGCTGACCCTGTTTTTCCAGGCTTTTGTGATCGCCGGGCAAATTGTCTCGATTCAGATGGGCATGGGCTTTGCCTCCATGGTCGACCCCACCAACGGCGTATCCGTGGCGGTGATCGGGCAGTTCCTGACCATGTTGGTGACGCTATTGTTTTTGGCAATGAACGGCCATCTGGTGGCATTTGAAGTGCTCATCGAGAGCTTCACCACCTTGCCGGTGGGCGAGGGGTTGGTGGTCAATCAGTTCTGGGAACTGGCCGGCCGACTTTCATGGGTGCTGGGAGCTTCATTGTTGCTGGTGCTGCCGGCGATTACCGCGTTGCTGGTGGTCAACATTGCCTTTGGCGTGATGACCCGCGCGGCTCCGCAACTGAACATCTTCGCCATTGGTTTCCCCTTGACCCTGGTATTGGGCATGGGGATTTTCTGGATCGGCCTGGCCGATATTCTCAATCAGTATCAACCGCTGGCCAGTGATGCCTTGCAGTTTTTACGTGATCTGGCACGGGCGCGCTGA
- the fliP gene encoding flagellar type III secretion system pore protein FliP (The bacterial flagellar biogenesis protein FliP forms a type III secretion system (T3SS)-type pore required for flagellar assembly.) — protein sequence MRVLLALMLLLVTPLALGADPLSVPAITLGTNADGAQEYSVSLQILLIMTALSFIPAFVMLMTSFTRIIIVFSILRQALGLQQTPSNQILTGMALFLTLFIMAPVFDKVNQQALQPYLAETLSAQDAVDRAQGPIKDFMLSQTRSSDLELFVRLSKRTDIASPDQAPLTILVPAFVTSELKTAFQIGFMIFIPFLIIDLVVASVLMAMGMMMLSPLIISLPFKIMLFVLVDGWALIIGTLAGSFGGV from the coding sequence ATGCGCGTTTTATTGGCGCTCATGCTGTTGCTGGTCACGCCGCTGGCCTTGGGCGCCGACCCGCTGTCGGTCCCCGCCATTACCCTGGGCACTAACGCCGACGGGGCGCAGGAATATTCGGTCAGCCTGCAGATTCTGCTGATCATGACCGCGCTGAGTTTTATTCCGGCGTTTGTCATGCTGATGACCAGCTTCACCCGCATCATCATTGTCTTCTCGATCCTGCGTCAGGCCCTGGGCCTGCAGCAGACGCCGTCGAACCAGATCCTCACCGGCATGGCGCTGTTCCTGACGCTGTTCATCATGGCGCCGGTGTTCGACAAGGTGAATCAGCAAGCACTGCAACCCTACCTGGCGGAGACGCTTTCGGCTCAGGATGCGGTGGACAGGGCGCAAGGGCCGATCAAGGACTTCATGCTGTCGCAGACCCGTTCCAGCGATCTTGAACTGTTTGTGCGGCTGTCCAAGCGCACCGATATCGCCTCGCCGGATCAAGCGCCACTGACTATCCTGGTTCCTGCGTTCGTCACCTCTGAATTGAAGACGGCGTTCCAGATCGGGTTCATGATCTTCATTCCGTTCCTGATCATCGACCTGGTGGTGGCCAGTGTGCTGATGGCGATGGGTATGATGATGCTGTCGCCGCTGATCATCTCTCTGCCGTTCAAGATCATGCTGTTTGTACTGGTGGATGGTTGGGCGCTGATTATCGGCACGCTCGCGGGCAGTTTCGGTGGGGTTTAG
- the fliO gene encoding flagellar biosynthetic protein FliO yields the protein MWRQVVGVLAALPLGALAAETLAPAAAAPAASSGVAGQLTQLVLGLLLVVGLIFALAWLLRRMQRIGPGNAQVIELIGSRALGPRDRLVLVQVGEEQILLGLTPGRITPLHVLKQPVDVTQTQTPTPEFAQRLMELMGKDQKDKK from the coding sequence ATGTGGCGCCAGGTGGTGGGAGTGTTGGCGGCGTTGCCATTGGGCGCGCTGGCGGCTGAAACGCTGGCGCCTGCTGCCGCCGCACCGGCGGCCAGCAGCGGCGTGGCCGGGCAGTTGACCCAGTTGGTCCTGGGCTTGCTGCTGGTGGTGGGGCTGATTTTTGCCCTGGCCTGGCTGTTGCGGCGGATGCAGCGCATCGGTCCGGGCAATGCCCAGGTCATCGAGCTGATCGGCTCGCGCGCCCTCGGGCCGCGTGATCGGCTGGTGCTGGTGCAGGTGGGTGAAGAGCAGATCCTGCTCGGCCTCACTCCCGGGCGCATCACCCCGTTGCACGTGCTCAAGCAGCCTGTGGACGTCACCCAGACTCAAACCCCCACGCCAGAGTTCGCCCAGCGTCTGATGGAGTTGATGGGTAAGGACCAGAAGGATAAGAAGTAA